The following proteins are encoded in a genomic region of Actinomadura sp. NAK00032:
- a CDS encoding esterase family protein — MSLTGRPLACLLIVAVVAVVAATVWQWGRLAGPGVRSLAARVCALVLCQALVTMSVLFFVNRHFGFYGTWGELTGAAGIGSGRLVENQQRGGDGAAAALIRRKPEVSIGGSQERDGRVDTVDIRGLRSGLHARAYVYLPPQYFQRGQEQRRFPVSLVFSGYPGAQRNLITQVRVPQTARDELKAGRIQPMVYVMLRPAMVKGRDTECLDVPGGPQTATFFAQDVPEAVRGAYRVAGGRDGWGAFGLSTGGYCSLKLAMRHSDVLSKAAALSGYYGAIKDITTGDLYGGSQAVRNENDLFWRLRHRPPPPISVLVTTSRVGEKNRDETQRFLSLVRPPMRASSLVLDSGGHNFQTWKRVLPQVLRWMSRGLTA; from the coding sequence GTGTCGCTGACCGGCCGGCCGCTCGCGTGCCTGCTGATCGTGGCCGTCGTCGCCGTGGTGGCGGCGACCGTCTGGCAATGGGGGCGCCTCGCGGGCCCCGGAGTTCGGTCGCTGGCCGCCCGGGTCTGCGCGCTCGTCCTCTGCCAGGCACTGGTGACGATGTCCGTGCTGTTCTTCGTCAACCGGCACTTCGGCTTCTATGGGACGTGGGGCGAGCTCACCGGCGCGGCGGGCATCGGGAGCGGGCGCCTCGTCGAGAACCAGCAGCGCGGCGGCGACGGCGCCGCGGCGGCCCTGATCCGCCGCAAGCCCGAGGTGTCCATCGGCGGCAGCCAGGAGCGCGACGGCAGGGTCGACACCGTCGACATCCGGGGTCTCCGGTCCGGGCTCCACGCGCGCGCCTACGTCTACCTCCCACCGCAGTACTTCCAGCGCGGCCAGGAGCAGCGGCGTTTCCCGGTTTCGCTCGTGTTCAGCGGTTACCCCGGGGCGCAGCGCAACCTCATCACCCAGGTCCGGGTCCCGCAGACGGCACGCGACGAACTGAAGGCCGGCCGGATCCAACCGATGGTGTACGTCATGCTGCGACCGGCCATGGTGAAGGGCCGCGACACCGAGTGCCTGGACGTGCCCGGCGGCCCGCAGACCGCGACGTTCTTCGCGCAGGACGTTCCGGAGGCCGTCCGTGGCGCCTACCGCGTCGCCGGCGGCCGCGACGGATGGGGCGCGTTCGGGCTGTCGACCGGCGGCTACTGCTCGCTCAAGCTCGCGATGCGGCACTCCGATGTGCTCTCCAAGGCCGCGGCCCTGTCCGGCTACTACGGCGCCATCAAGGACATCACCACCGGTGATCTGTACGGGGGCAGCCAGGCCGTCCGCAACGAGAACGACCTGTTCTGGAGGTTGCGGCACCGGCCGCCGCCTCCCATCTCGGTGCTCGTCACCACGAGCCGGGTCGGAGAGAAGAACAGGGACGAGACGCAGCGGTTCCTCTCCCTGGTCAGGCCGCCGATGCGGGCGTCGTCGCTCGTCCTGGACAGCGGCGGGCACAACTTCCAGACCTGGAAGCGCGTCCTGCCGCAGGTGCTGCGCTGGATGAGCCGTGGCCTCACCGCCTGA